Proteins from a single region of Parasedimentitalea psychrophila:
- a CDS encoding alkane 1-monooxygenase — protein sequence MTWATESPTDKNRLNPWPYWMTLTFVPLVVLAVLQGGWTILLIPFYGWVLMPLLDIIMGKDLRNPDPDTPEAELFWFRLLTCIWFPIQITLVFGSLYYLTRVGQYSTLETLGIMFGIGVTTGTVGIVYAHELFHKPNRIERGLGDLLMALVLYGHFRTEHLLVHHPHVGTSRDTVTARYNEGFHRAFARTLWTGFGSAWRAEKAMQARLNRSPWHPGNPIWKYLGLQVVFLAIAFAIGGWIGVGLFVFQAFVAIWQLELTNYVEHYGLTRKHLGDGKYEPVRPHHSWDSAHRVSGLLLINLQRHADHHAHPMRRFPLLQVYDESEVPLLPTGYPPMTALAMIPPLWRRVFNPRVRAWRKQFYPEITDWEPYKMGTLPKPKGAG from the coding sequence ATGACATGGGCGACTGAATCCCCAACCGACAAAAATCGACTAAACCCTTGGCCCTACTGGATGACACTGACATTTGTACCCTTAGTGGTTCTGGCAGTTTTACAGGGAGGGTGGACGATATTGTTGATCCCTTTCTACGGCTGGGTGCTGATGCCATTGCTGGACATTATCATGGGCAAAGACCTGCGTAATCCCGATCCTGACACCCCTGAGGCCGAGCTTTTCTGGTTTCGCTTGCTCACCTGCATCTGGTTCCCGATTCAAATCACTCTGGTGTTTGGGTCGCTCTATTATTTGACCCGAGTTGGTCAGTATTCGACATTGGAAACCCTTGGCATCATGTTCGGCATCGGTGTCACAACCGGAACCGTCGGCATTGTCTACGCACATGAGCTGTTTCACAAACCCAACCGGATCGAGCGGGGCTTGGGCGATCTGCTGATGGCCCTGGTACTCTATGGCCATTTTCGCACCGAGCATCTGTTGGTGCATCACCCCCATGTTGGCACCTCGCGCGATACGGTGACAGCGCGCTATAACGAGGGATTCCACCGCGCCTTTGCACGCACATTGTGGACGGGTTTTGGTTCGGCCTGGCGGGCGGAAAAAGCGATGCAGGCCCGGCTCAATAGGTCGCCGTGGCATCCGGGCAATCCGATCTGGAAATATCTGGGACTGCAGGTTGTCTTCCTTGCCATCGCCTTTGCCATTGGCGGCTGGATCGGTGTGGGCCTGTTTGTGTTTCAGGCCTTTGTTGCCATCTGGCAGTTGGAATTGACCAACTATGTCGAGCACTATGGGCTGACTCGCAAACATCTGGGCGACGGCAAATACGAGCCGGTGCGGCCGCATCACTCATGGGATTCCGCTCATCGGGTCTCGGGGCTGCTGCTGATCAATCTGCAACGTCACGCTGATCATCACGCCCATCCGATGCGGCGCTTTCCGCTGTTGCAGGTCTATGATGAGAGCGAAGTGCCGCTGTTGCCGACGGGCTATCCGCCGATGACTGCACTGGCGATGATCCCGCCGCTGTGGCGCCGGGTGTTTAACCCACGTGTCCGGGCCTGGCGCAAGCAATTCTACCCCGAAATCACAGATTGGGAACCTTACAAAATGGGAACCCTGCCTAAGCCAAAGGGCGCAGGGTAA
- a CDS encoding HNH endonuclease, producing MTGPYLLARVENFARFEGENLSADPVMGYGKSGKVPSEISNFSLASDGFIYGYLPKNGGGDLSRLGGDRDADKVSNVTVLFISGGVLCGYYRNATVFASPVRHPDRLKAGKDKISCRVKVDPKDAFLIPVDKRNDELQPRPPGMFPVLYGDADSPWVVWFEKLAQGLESSIDCEKKRRKWSVGVERTSKARKMALKQYGYKCECCGISHEDKFRGAIFEVHHKVPYAENFKTRRLEISDLAVLCTNCNRMIHMMPDLADIEGLRAYLG from the coding sequence GTGACAGGTCCATATCTACTGGCGCGTGTGGAAAATTTCGCCCGATTTGAGGGCGAAAACCTGTCTGCCGACCCTGTTATGGGGTATGGAAAGAGCGGTAAAGTTCCTAGTGAGATTTCCAATTTTTCACTCGCATCCGATGGCTTTATCTATGGCTACCTTCCAAAGAACGGAGGAGGCGACTTAAGTCGGTTGGGCGGGGATCGCGACGCTGACAAAGTCTCGAACGTAACCGTGCTTTTTATCAGTGGTGGTGTTTTGTGCGGATACTACAGGAATGCGACAGTTTTTGCTTCTCCAGTTCGGCACCCAGATCGCCTTAAGGCTGGCAAGGATAAGATATCCTGCCGGGTTAAGGTCGACCCAAAGGATGCATTTTTGATCCCGGTTGACAAAAGAAACGATGAATTGCAGCCCAGACCTCCAGGCATGTTCCCAGTTCTCTATGGGGATGCAGATAGTCCTTGGGTTGTTTGGTTTGAAAAGTTGGCTCAAGGACTTGAAAGCAGCATCGACTGCGAAAAGAAGCGTAGGAAATGGTCAGTAGGGGTTGAGCGCACCTCAAAGGCTCGAAAAATGGCCCTTAAGCAGTACGGGTATAAATGTGAATGCTGTGGGATTTCTCACGAGGACAAGTTTCGTGGCGCCATTTTTGAAGTTCATCATAAGGTGCCATACGCAGAGAATTTTAAGACGCGTCGTCTGGAGATTTCGGATTTGGCAGTCCTTTGCACAAATTGCAACCGAATGATTCACATGATGCCAGATCTCGCAGATATAGAAGGCCTTCGCGCTTATCTGGGGTAG
- a CDS encoding DDE-type integrase/transposase/recombinase, with product MYLVAIMDWATRKVLSWRLSNTLDASFYIEALEEAIAKYGKPEIMNTDQGCQYTGAGWVTTLTEATIKISMDGRGRYLDNNLH from the coding sequence TTGTACTTGGTAGCGATCATGGATTGGGCAACCCGCAAAGTGCTGTCCTGGCGGCTCTCAAATACGCTCGACGCCAGCTTTTACATTGAGGCGCTGGAGGAGGCCATCGCAAAATATGGGAAGCCAGAGATAATGAATACGGATCAAGGCTGCCAATACACGGGCGCTGGCTGGGTCACGACTTTGACCGAAGCCACCATCAAAATATCAATGGACGGTCGCGGACGTTATTTGGATAACAATCTTCATTGA
- a CDS encoding IS3 family transposase (programmed frameshift) — protein MAPRPSEEFKRDAVRIALTSGLTRRQASSDLGVGMSTLCKWIRTYRDADVVSKEDQELANENERLRRENRLLREERELLKKGNNLLCGPKQMRFSFVEKHRNSIPTERLCRIVDVTPRGYRAWRKRPACQRQRGDMVLLAHIREQHRLSLQSYGRPRMVEELKELGLDIGHRRVGRLMRQNGISVVRTRKYKATTDSNHKFNITPNLLNRNFSADRPNQKWVVDISYIWTREGWLYLAVVLDLYSRRVVGWAVSNRMKRDLAIRALNMAITLRRPPKGCIHHSDRGSQYCSQDYQKILRRYGFKVSMSGKGNCYDNAAMETFFKTIKAELIWRHSWQTRRAAEIAIFEYINGFYNPRRRHSALGWKSPLAFEKIAA, from the exons ATGGCACCACGACCATCCGAAGAATTCAAACGCGACGCAGTGCGGATCGCACTGACCAGCGGGCTGACCCGCCGACAGGCGTCCTCCGATCTTGGGGTTGGTATGTCCACCCTGTGCAAGTGGATCAGAACCTATCGTGACGCGGACGTTGTTTCGAAAGAGGATCAGGAACTGGCCAATGAGAACGAGCGCCTTCGCCGGGAAAACCGCCTTCTACGTGAGGAGAGGGAGCTGCTAAAAAAAG GCAACAATCTTCTTTGCGGACCAAAGCAAATGAGGTTTTCATTTGTTGAAAAGCACCGCAATAGCATTCCCACAGAGCGACTTTGCCGGATTGTGGATGTCACCCCACGTGGCTACCGAGCCTGGCGCAAACGCCCTGCCTGCCAGCGTCAACGTGGGGATATGGTTCTGTTGGCCCACATCCGGGAGCAGCACCGCCTGAGTTTGCAGAGCTACGGCCGACCGAGAATGGTCGAAGAACTGAAAGAGCTTGGTCTGGATATTGGTCACCGCCGTGTCGGCCGATTGATGCGCCAGAACGGCATATCTGTTGTCAGAACCCGTAAGTACAAGGCCACAACGGACAGCAATCACAAGTTCAACATCACGCCAAACCTGCTGAACCGGAACTTCTCAGCAGATCGACCCAATCAAAAATGGGTTGTTGATATCAGCTACATCTGGACCCGCGAGGGCTGGCTCTATCTGGCCGTGGTTCTGGACCTGTACTCCAGGCGCGTGGTCGGTTGGGCTGTCAGCAACCGGATGAAGCGCGATCTGGCCATACGGGCGCTGAACATGGCCATAACCCTGCGCAGGCCGCCCAAAGGATGCATCCATCATTCTGATAGGGGCAGCCAATATTGCTCGCAGGATTACCAGAAAATCCTGCGCCGGTATGGCTTCAAGGTATCCATGAGCGGCAAGGGTAATTGCTATGATAACGCCGCAATGGAAACCTTCTTCAAAACCATCAAAGCGGAATTGATCTGGCGGCACTCTTGGCAAACCCGCAGGGCTGCTGAGATCGCCATCTTCGAGTACATTAATGGGTTCTATAATCCCCGCCGGAGACACTCGGCATTAGGCTGGAAAAGTCCCTTGGCTTTTGAAAAGATCGCCGCCTAA
- a CDS encoding transposase, with product MTKRRNFSDKYKAAVVLEALRGDKTVQEIAAKRQLHPTQVSTWKRQAIEGMAGVFSDKVKKAENKDCEIKELHVKINQLAVESDFLSQGLKL from the coding sequence ATGACGAAGCGACGGAATTTTTCAGACAAGTACAAGGCTGCTGTGGTGCTTGAGGCACTGCGCGGTGACAAGACGGTTCAGGAAATCGCGGCCAAGCGGCAGCTCCACCCGACGCAGGTGAGCACATGGAAACGACAGGCGATCGAAGGCATGGCAGGTGTCTTCTCAGACAAGGTAAAAAAAGCTGAGAATAAGGACTGCGAGATCAAAGAGTTACATGTCAAGATTAATCAACTGGCAGTGGAAAGTGATTTTTTGTCACAAGGGCTGAAGCTGTGA
- a CDS encoding IS3 family transposase, with product MRLIGCSRNTRSFIARQGIAKQCPERGSRQIAAYLPQSGFSAGRHRVRRLMNSMGLQAIHRPAVHVYMHERVQRPKHQQKAPTEQDISIPAEEACNYAAQSSLVQ from the coding sequence ATGAGATTGATAGGGTGTTCACGAAATACCCGTTCTTTCATTGCCCGGCAGGGCATTGCAAAGCAATGTCCCGAGAGGGGAAGCCGTCAGATTGCGGCCTATCTTCCTCAGTCAGGGTTCTCGGCTGGGCGGCATCGTGTGCGTCGCCTCATGAACTCCATGGGATTACAGGCCATCCATCGCCCGGCAGTGCATGTTTACATGCACGAGAGGGTACAAAGGCCCAAACACCAGCAAAAAGCACCCACAGAACAGGATATATCCATACCTGCTGAGGAAGCTTGCAATTACGCGGCCCAATCAAGTTTGGTGCAGTGA
- a CDS encoding M10 family metallopeptidase C-terminal domain-containing protein has protein sequence MCDLCGNPDHTDPADNATSSGSTSTSSASKPTYTIDQVATYLTQGYWEDTGRAQRSYDVEPGGQITVNLNGLNSAGQTTARQALDSWTAITGIEFVQSSSAQITFDDNQSGAYASSSISGSTVISSHINVASSWSGYGDYYLQTFIHEIGHALGLGHTGNYNGSASYGANANFANDSWQMSIMSYFSQTENTSTDASYSFLATAQLADIAAVYQLYGTPTNVETGDTVYGDGETTGRVGMDLSSRWSVAIVDSGGIDLIDLGSRSYNQMLDLGIETYSNLNGKIGNFSIARGTVIENAITGSGNDIIIGNDADNRLNGGGGDDQIDAGNGNDILIGGTGADQLTGGTGADRFVYASLSEAGDTVTDFDLAAGDRVDLGQLLQDIGYGGTTPVSDGVVSLAAGAGGSWLQVTYNGSTTQLAFLTGVSADANVADIIDSGDTPPLPPPPTPGSVDTTYTFDNDFNLNWTSALGLVTDTDGGIDTLDLSAVTYNTRVTLESGGRSKIGSKVLTIADGTEIENIILGRGKDTATGNSGDNLIEGNGGADSLYGLEGADTLDGGEGNDKLYGGDGDDSLDGGTGDDLLDGGIGNDVLHGGEGRNRITTGDGDDTVTAGAGDDKIYVGEGNNHVDAGNGRNQITTGTGNNTIITGTGDDRITTGNGNDHITAVDGRNQIKSGDGNDTIITGAKDDKITTGNGNVQIDAGDGRNQIKSGSGNDTITASSGDDKIDAGEGINIINAGDGKNYIKSGIGNDVIISGSGDDKIYAGGGDDTITTGSGDDRIGSGGGNNTINAGDGKNQIKTGSGHDTIISGLGDDKIDAGLGHNLVSAGEGHNQIKTGGGADTITTGSGVDKIDSGDGNDNINAGDGSNQIKSGSGNDTILSGLGDDKIDAGLGDDLINAGEGRNQIKSGGGNNTITTGSGADKIYSGDGNDNISAGDGNNQIKSGGGDDTITTGSGADKIDGGDGNDNINAGDGNNQIKSGGGADTITTGSGVDKIDSGDGNDNINAGDGSNQIKSGSGNDTILSGLGDDKIDAGLGDDLINAGEGRNQIKSGGGADTITTGSGADKIDSGDGNDNISAGDGNNQIKSVGGDDTITTGSGADRIDGGVGNDSITSDGGLNWIKGGDGQDWIQTGAGNDKLYGDNGNDTISAGAGNDRIYGGDDDDVIDGGAGMDRIAGDAGNDTIAGGSGVDQINGGTGDDRIIGGIDADILTGGSGADVFVFAGLDELGDTIKDFSLSDGDVLEISGFLEAMGTDLVTALAADLLSLNGTRSASWLEFDADGAGGEEAIQIAYLQRVNAAEEISSDWFA, from the coding sequence ATGTGTGACCTTTGTGGAAATCCTGATCATACCGATCCTGCCGACAATGCGACCAGCAGTGGCAGCACGTCTACGTCGTCGGCGTCCAAGCCTACTTACACCATTGATCAGGTGGCGACCTATCTGACCCAAGGCTACTGGGAGGATACCGGGCGCGCACAACGGTCCTATGATGTTGAGCCCGGTGGCCAGATCACAGTGAACCTGAATGGCCTGAATTCGGCGGGTCAAACAACGGCGCGTCAGGCGCTGGACAGCTGGACAGCCATTACCGGGATTGAGTTTGTCCAAAGCAGCTCGGCCCAAATCACTTTTGACGACAATCAATCTGGTGCCTACGCAAGCTCCAGCATCAGCGGCAGCACTGTTATCAGTTCCCATATCAACGTGGCCAGCTCATGGTCTGGCTACGGCGACTATTATCTCCAGACGTTCATTCACGAAATCGGCCATGCACTGGGGCTGGGCCATACCGGCAACTACAATGGCAGTGCCAGCTATGGGGCAAATGCGAATTTCGCCAATGACAGCTGGCAGATGTCGATCATGTCCTATTTCAGCCAGACCGAGAACACCTCGACCGATGCGTCTTATTCGTTCCTGGCCACTGCGCAGCTGGCTGATATTGCGGCCGTGTATCAGCTGTACGGGACGCCAACAAATGTCGAGACGGGCGATACTGTATACGGTGACGGCGAGACCACTGGCCGTGTGGGCATGGACCTGTCAAGCCGATGGTCTGTTGCGATCGTCGACAGCGGCGGCATTGACCTCATTGATCTGGGCTCGCGCAGCTATAACCAAATGCTCGACCTCGGGATTGAAACCTATTCCAATCTGAACGGTAAAATAGGCAATTTTTCCATTGCCCGCGGAACCGTCATCGAGAATGCAATCACCGGGTCTGGCAATGATATCATCATCGGCAATGATGCGGACAACCGGCTGAACGGTGGTGGCGGCGACGATCAGATCGATGCAGGCAACGGCAATGATATCCTGATCGGCGGCACCGGTGCAGACCAGTTGACAGGTGGTACTGGCGCTGACCGTTTTGTCTACGCCAGCCTGTCTGAAGCCGGTGATACAGTCACAGATTTTGATTTGGCGGCAGGTGATCGCGTCGATCTGGGGCAATTGCTGCAAGACATCGGCTATGGCGGCACCACACCTGTCAGTGACGGGGTTGTGTCTCTGGCGGCGGGGGCTGGTGGGTCGTGGCTGCAGGTCACTTATAACGGATCAACAACCCAATTGGCTTTTTTGACCGGTGTCTCGGCTGATGCCAATGTAGCAGACATCATTGACAGCGGTGATACACCGCCGCTACCGCCACCTCCGACACCGGGATCTGTCGATACAACCTATACCTTTGATAATGATTTCAACCTCAATTGGACATCTGCACTGGGGCTTGTCACCGATACCGACGGTGGCATCGATACCCTGGATCTTAGCGCTGTGACCTATAACACGCGGGTGACACTCGAGAGCGGCGGCCGAAGCAAAATCGGCTCCAAGGTTCTGACTATTGCTGATGGAACGGAAATCGAAAACATCATTTTGGGCCGTGGCAAGGATACAGCCACCGGCAATAGCGGGGACAATTTGATCGAGGGAAATGGAGGCGCCGACAGTCTTTATGGGCTGGAAGGTGCCGACACGCTGGACGGCGGCGAAGGCAACGACAAGCTGTACGGTGGAGACGGAGATGACAGCCTCGACGGTGGAACCGGCGACGACCTCTTGGATGGCGGCATCGGCAACGATGTTCTGCACGGGGGGGAAGGACGAAACCGGATAACCACTGGAGACGGTGATGACACTGTCACGGCGGGCGCCGGGGACGACAAGATATATGTCGGCGAGGGGAATAATCATGTCGATGCGGGCAATGGGCGAAATCAGATCACCACTGGCACCGGCAATAATACGATCATCACCGGCACGGGGGATGACAGGATCACCACTGGCAACGGCAATGATCACATCACAGCGGTCGATGGTCGCAACCAGATCAAGAGTGGCGATGGCAATGATACGATCATAACCGGCGCCAAAGACGACAAGATCACCACTGGCAACGGCAATGTTCAAATTGATGCAGGGGACGGTCGCAACCAGATCAAGAGTGGCAGTGGCAATGATACCATCACAGCTAGCTCTGGAGATGACAAAATCGACGCTGGCGAAGGGATCAACATCATCAATGCCGGTGACGGCAAAAACTACATCAAGAGTGGCATCGGCAATGATGTGATCATCTCGGGATCGGGCGATGACAAGATTTACGCTGGCGGTGGCGACGACACCATCACCACTGGCTCTGGTGATGACAGAATTGGCAGCGGTGGCGGCAACAACACAATCAACGCCGGTGACGGTAAAAACCAGATCAAGACAGGCAGCGGCCATGACACCATCATCTCGGGCCTGGGCGATGACAAGATCGACGCCGGTTTGGGACATAATCTGGTCAGCGCGGGCGAAGGGCACAACCAGATCAAGACTGGCGGTGGTGCCGACACCATCACCACCGGCTCGGGTGTCGATAAAATTGACAGCGGTGACGGCAATGACAATATCAATGCCGGTGACGGCAGTAACCAGATCAAGTCTGGCAGCGGCAATGATACGATCCTCTCGGGGTTGGGCGATGACAAGATCGACGCTGGCTTGGGAGATGACCTGATCAATGCAGGCGAAGGCCGCAACCAGATCAAGTCCGGCGGTGGCAACAATACCATCACCACTGGCTCGGGTGCCGATAAAATTTACAGCGGCGACGGCAATGACAATATCAGTGCCGGTGACGGCAATAACCAAATCAAGTCTGGCGGTGGTGACGACACCATCACCACGGGCTCTGGTGCCGACAAGATTGACGGCGGTGACGGCAATGACAATATCAATGCCGGTGACGGCAATAACCAAATCAAGTCTGGCGGTGGTGCTGACACCATCACCACCGGCTCGGGTGTCGACAAAATTGACAGCGGTGACGGCAATGACAATATCAATGCCGGTGACGGCAGTAACCAGATCAAGTCTGGCAGCGGCAATGATACGATCCTCTCGGGGTTGGGCGATGACAAGATCGACGCTGGCTTGGGAGATGACCTGATCAATGCAGGCGAAGGCCGCAATCAGATCAAGTCCGGCGGTGGTGCCGACACCATCACCACCGGCTCGGGTGCCGATAAAATTGACAGCGGCGACGGCAATGACAATATCAGTGCCGGTGACGGCAATAACCAAATCAAGTCTGTCGGTGGTGACGACACCATCACCACGGGCTCTGGTGCCGACAGGATTGACGGCGGTGTTGGCAACGACAGCATCACCAGTGATGGAGGGCTCAACTGGATAAAAGGCGGTGACGGACAGGATTGGATCCAAACCGGGGCAGGCAACGATAAGCTCTACGGCGACAACGGCAATGACACCATAAGCGCCGGCGCTGGCAACGACAGAATCTACGGCGGCGATGACGATGATGTGATTGATGGCGGCGCCGGCATGGACCGGATCGCAGGAGACGCAGGCAACGATACCATTGCAGGCGGAAGTGGTGTGGATCAGATCAATGGCGGTACCGGCGACGACCGGATCATCGGCGGCATCGATGCTGATATCCTCACCGGCGGCTCCGGAGCGGATGTCTTTGTCTTCGCCGGGCTGGATGAACTGGGCGATACCATCAAAGATTTCTCGCTCAGCGACGGGGATGTGCTGGAGATTTCCGGTTTTCTCGAGGCAATGGGCACCGATTTGGTGACCGCTCTTGCAGCGGACTTGCTGAGCTTAAACGGAACAAGGTCTGCCTCATGGCTGGAATTTGATGCCGATGGTGCGGGCGGCGAGGAGGCAATCCAGATCGCGTATCTCCAACGGGTCAATGCAGCGGAGGAGATTTCAAGCGATTGGTTCGCATAG
- a CDS encoding integrase core domain-containing protein, whose protein sequence is MHEFTDGFQAKRIIDNWIEFYNSERPYTALDKRTPDTAYFGQAETQKAA, encoded by the coding sequence CTGCATGAATTCACCGATGGTTTCCAAGCAAAACGGATCATCGATAACTGGATCGAATTCTACAACTCTGAGCGACCTTACACAGCCCTTGATAAGCGCACGCCAGACACCGCATACTTCGGCCAAGCGGAGACACAAAAAGCGGCATGA
- a CDS encoding IS3 family transposase (programmed frameshift), with the protein MKMTRYSEPQILAILRQAEGGVPVTELCREHGMSNASFYKWRSKYGGMDASMISQMKALEDENRRLKKMYAEMSMQAELLKEALGKKLIRPALRRGLAEKAVARHGISIALACRTFDVSETCYRYSPLLSDENEEIADLLVGLTAARKTWGFGLCFLHLRNVQGHSWNHKRVYRIYCELELNLRIKPRKRLKRDKPDALAVPDAPNMTWSMDFMADRLGDGRAFRLLNVLDDFNREGLGIEVDFSLPAERVIRSLNRIIEWRGKPGTIRVDNGPEYISGKLLEWAEKQGIIIQYIQPGKPQQNAYIERYNRTVRHEWLDQHIIENIEEAQDFATQWLWTYNNDRPNMGLGGITPAMKLKMAA; encoded by the exons ATGAAGATGACGAGATATAGCGAACCCCAAATTCTTGCGATCCTACGCCAAGCCGAAGGCGGTGTGCCTGTAACGGAGCTGTGCCGCGAGCACGGGATGAGCAACGCGTCGTTCTACAAATGGCGATCAAAATACGGTGGTATGGACGCGTCGATGATCAGCCAAATGAAGGCGCTTGAAGACGAGAACCGGCGGCTGAAAAAGATGTATGCCGAGATGAGCATGCAAGCAGAATTACTGAAGGAAGCCCTGGGAAAAAAGT TGATCCGGCCAGCCTTACGACGGGGTCTGGCCGAGAAAGCGGTGGCGCGCCACGGTATCAGCATTGCGCTGGCCTGCCGCACGTTTGATGTCAGTGAGACGTGCTATCGTTACAGCCCGCTCTTGAGCGATGAGAACGAAGAGATTGCCGATCTGCTGGTTGGGCTGACGGCCGCACGGAAGACTTGGGGGTTTGGGCTATGTTTCCTGCATCTACGTAACGTGCAAGGTCATTCGTGGAACCACAAAAGGGTTTACCGGATTTACTGCGAACTGGAACTGAACTTGCGGATCAAACCTCGGAAACGGTTAAAGCGGGACAAACCCGATGCGCTGGCAGTGCCGGACGCCCCGAACATGACCTGGTCGATGGACTTCATGGCGGATCGCCTCGGGGATGGTCGGGCGTTTCGGCTCTTGAACGTGCTGGATGATTTTAACCGCGAGGGTTTGGGCATCGAGGTCGATTTTTCTTTGCCAGCCGAACGGGTTATTCGCAGCCTTAATCGGATCATTGAATGGCGTGGGAAACCAGGAACCATTCGGGTCGATAATGGGCCGGAGTACATCAGTGGTAAGCTGCTGGAATGGGCTGAGAAACAAGGTATTATCATCCAGTACATTCAACCCGGAAAGCCGCAGCAGAACGCTTACATCGAGCGCTATAATCGCACCGTCAGGCATGAATGGTTGGACCAACATATCATCGAAAACATAGAGGAGGCACAGGACTTTGCCACACAATGGCTATGGACTTACAATAATGACCGCCCGAATATGGGCCTCGGCGGCATCACACCCGCAATGAAACTGAAAATGGCCGCGTAA